The window tttattgttgttagatgataaaacatgattaatattttatgcgtgacttgtatttttaattttttttataaattttttaaataaaacggaaaACTCTTTTTATGGGACGGGACGGAGTGAGTATTAAAGAAAGAACACAATATTTCACGGAAAGCACTTGGGACACGTGGCGTTGCTTTTCTGCGGGGCCCCACGGCAGAAGGAGAACTGGTGTGGACACTTTGGCAAGCAATTGTCCGCCAAACTCACCACCGCGCCGTCCTCCTTCAGCTGCCTCAGCTGGCTCGGCAGGGCCCCACAGAGAAAGTTCCCCTGCAGCATGAGCCTGACAAATGGGACCCACTTGTCCGTGGGCCCGTCCGCCGCGGCCCGAGCCGCGTACTGATCCGGTATGCCGCCGGCGAACATGTTCCGGTCAAGCCCGACCACCGCGAGCCGCGGCATCGCCGCGACGCATCCAGGCAGCCGCCCGGTCAGCCTGTTCCCGCCGAGGTCCAGCTCGACGAGCTGGCTCgacgcgccgccgtcgggcgCCTCCTCGACGGCGCCGAGCTTGTTGGACCCCAGCCGCAGTTGCTGCAGCGACGGGTGCGCGAACGCGGCGCCTGGGACCGCGCCGGACACCGCATTGCCCGTGAGGTCGAGCACCCGCATCGCGGGCAGGGCGGCCAGCGCCGCGGCCTGCAGCGGCCCCGCGAAGCCGTTGCCGCGCGCCACGACGGAGACGAGCGAGCCCGGCAGCCGCCCGGGCGCGTCGAGGAGCGAGCCGGACAGCGCGTTGCCGCTCAGGTCGAGGTAGGCGAGCGAGCGCATCGCGTCCATCCGCGGCAGGGTCCCGGTGAGGCCGTTGTGCTGCAGCTCCATCCGTTTCAGGGAGCCCAGCGACGCGACCTGCGGCGGGATGGCGCCGGTGAGCGCGTTGCGGGAGAGGTAGAGCTCCTCGAGAGACGACGCCGGGGTGAAGAGCGACGCCGGTATCTCGCCGGAGAAGGCGTTCCCGGAGAGGTCGAGGACGCGGAGGCTCGGCGGCAGCGGGGACCCCGCCGGGAGCGCGCCGTGGAAGCGGTTGCTGGCGAGGGAGAGGAACGCGAGGAAAGGGAGCGAGGCGAGGACCGTGGCGGGGAGCGTGCCGGAGTACCCCGCCGGGTCGAGCGACACGCCGGTGACTCGGTggtaggaggaggagttggGCGGCGCGTAGCAGCGGACGCCGCACGGGAAAGCGGCGCAGGGGTCGCGGGCGAAGTCCCACGACGCGAGGCAGGAGTAGGCCGGCACGGTGGCGGCGTCCACGGCCGATTTCAGCGACGCGAGCGCCGCGGCGTCCCCGGGGAATGTGGTGACCACCGCGTCCGCGGCAGCCACTCGTTGGAGCACGAGCAGCACCGCGGCGGCCAGCTCCAGCAGCAGGATCGGAGCAGCGGAGGAGGAAGCCATTGTTGCACTTGCACCGACGGAGGAGATCATGGGAGGCAGGTGAGGTGGGGGGGAGAGAGGCAAGACGACGGCTTTGAGATGGGCGCTAAAGCCGAGGTGGTAAGGTAGGCTTTGAGTGGGAGCAGTGGAATGTGAGCTGTGGTCAGAGTGTGGCGTGTCCGTGTTAACCCGGGAAATCCGCGGACAAAAGGGACAAACAAATCGCACCACACCGCACCGCACCGGGCcccgttcttttcttttttctggccTCGTTTTTTTCCGGCGTCGCACCACGCATACTAGGCGGTTGCCAATGGCGACGACAGCTTTTGTTCGCGTTTCTGGGTGTTCGTCTCATGATTCATCCGTATGATTAGCCCGGTGGATAGAATTTACAATGCCGTGCCGTCCACTTCAGAGTTCAGTCGCTTTGTTCGAAGCTTGAAACACTCGTGGAGTTGAGGTTTTATGCGCCGAAATCGCTAATAAGTCGCGCGGTCGGTTTTTGGtccacaaattattttttcggTACGTATACGGTTGTATATGAGTATATCTATAAAGTTTGGTACATACAtttatatcattttttataCATTTGAAATGTATACGTAAGTATAAAAATTATACATATGTAAAAAACTATATAAACATAatttatatgcatatatactttgggtatatatgtataagcttcatgtatatatacaacTCTCTTGATGTCCGGACTAGCATGTATCACATccttcaaaatcccttatattttgggacggatagagtatatagataaattatataataccttcgttttttaatagatgataaCGTTGATTTTTTGTCacacgtttaaccattcgttttattttaaaaaaatatgtaatcataatttttttgtgAGTTGGTTTATCCCTCAAAGTATTTTtaacatgatttatatcttatatatctGTATAACATTTTTAACTAAAATAAATGGTTAAATATGTGTTTAAAAGTGAACAATTTTATCTATTTAACAAACGAAGTACATACGTATTAGGAcattcccaacccaaaacactagacatggtttccataaactccacatcatcaagaaactagtactagacaccactcttccaatacaaacactactatttcatacttaaatttaatgctccttatctcacatgatgtcttggatgttgtgttaaaaccatgtctcatgcaagacatggtttcctcctctttcctcatttattcacttgccatatcatttttcatcctaggtgacaccttatttaatgctattgataccatcctagtcattgggttgggaatggccttagaAGGCATAAGGGGGACTGACCGTGTATCAACCCCCCTTGTGCGCTGCAATCCTTAGTACGGAAAGAGCACTCACCATCTGAACGCCACGCAGGCAACAAGAGGGAGTGTGCCCATGGAGCCAGGTGGTTTGGCTCTGGGCCTCTGCACCTTTgaggggaataagttcaccggaggtccctcaatttaACAACGAGATATtttaaggtcccttaaccacaaaatcagaaatgtgtatccctaaactctcacaaaccgttcaccggaggtccctcggcagtatttttgCCCAGTTTTGCTggcgtggcatcctagtcagcaaaaaaaaattaaaaaaagtacgtggagcccacatgtcagttgcacatattgtttttccttctcttttcttctccttctcttctcttttctccacATCGGGCCGGCCGGACAGTATCCAGAAGAACCAGGTGAACGCCGACGacgggcgagggcggcggcgggcccgcgcggcagcggagcggTGTCGGGCTGCAGGCGAAGCGGAGGCGGGCATTGAAGTAGAGCGTGGCGGGTGgacgcgagacgaatttattaagcctaattaattcatcattagcaaatgttagcatcacattgtcatatcatagagcaattaggtttaaaagattcgtctcgcaattcacacgtaatctatgtaattagttttttttcctatatttaatactccatacatgtgtccaaatattcgatgtgacagtgtGAAAAATTTTGACAGGGATTTAAACAGgtcctaaagataaaaatattGCCAACTACGGTTCGATGTGCAATCTAGGTAATAAAATCTACAGAGTAGCAGTCTAGAccttatactccatccgtcccattttaagtgcaaccatgagtTTTTCACGCCCAattttaatcgttcgtcttatttaaaaaaattataattaatatttttgttgttatgagatgataaaatatgaatagtactttactcgtgaattatgtcagggttacgggtaaggtataccctccacccttcgatatacgtcacatatcgatatggtatatTTGCGTGCATACGGACGTTTTCGGCATAAGTTAAGGAAACTCATTATGGAGTTCACAGATGTAAGGAGTCCTCGGATAGAACTAGGTCGTCATTGTATCGTatcgggtccgatgtctccgcgTCCTATTTGGAGACCAGTtgacctgcggtataaaagggaccccccgggaggacctaaggcatcgaatcttacTGCCAACatatccaccacagcctacgaagccggagcttacaggagccaagtcgccgggtgatctagtcgaatcaactcgactacgatctcgtcggtatcgtcaagttccactattccctttgtaatctgtggtttccatcatataatcccatatcaactggattagggctattacctatcaaggggtctgaaccagtataatctttgttttctgcctacttgatgtcgtattacgtagatcctcgtaccagcgtaccccaataccctctatatccggtctacgggtatcccccgtcaaCAGTggtgcgccaggtagggggacttggtgctcaaggttctactactatgacatcCAGCTTCATCGATAACAGCGTCAACACCAGCCTCAACCAAGGAGTTcctacttcaacaatgctggtgtggactcaagtcggcgaaatcgtcttcccagTTTACACCACGGTGCCGATC of the Oryza sativa Japonica Group chromosome 2, ASM3414082v1 genome contains:
- the LOC4330148 gene encoding probable inactive leucine-rich repeat receptor kinase XIAO, with protein sequence MISSVGASATMASSSAAPILLLELAAAVLLVLQRVAAADAVVTTFPGDAAALASLKSAVDAATVPAYSCLASWDFARDPCAAFPCGVRCYAPPNSSSYHRVTGVSLDPAGYSGTLPATVLASLPFLAFLSLASNRFHGALPAGSPLPPSLRVLDLSGNAFSGEIPASLFTPASSLEELYLSRNALTGAIPPQVASLGSLKRMELQHNGLTGTLPRMDAMRSLAYLDLSGNALSGSLLDAPGRLPGSLVSVVARGNGFAGPLQAAALAALPAMRVLDLTGNAVSGAVPGAAFAHPSLQQLRLGSNKLGAVEEAPDGGASSQLVELDLGGNRLTGRLPGCVAAMPRLAVVGLDRNMFAGGIPDQYAARAAADGPTDKWVPFVRLMLQGNFLCGALPSQLRQLKEDGAVVSLADNCLPKCPHQFSFCRGAPQKSNATCPKCFP